Below is a window of Acidimicrobiia bacterium DNA.
TCGGTAAATGCAGTCTTTGTCTCTACAAGAGATGAGCTATTTGGATGTTTGGATATGGCATCTTTAGTTATTTGATTTATTAGCTGATAACGAGCATCTCTAACAGGGTCACGTACGGGCGGAATCTCTACCCATAGTGTATATACTTTTTGAGAGTATAAAAAATCTAAGGTCGAATTTACGCGTCTGGAATATTCTTTGACCCAAGCGTCGTTTGGAAATGGTCCTACAGATCCATTTTCTGAGTAAAGCGACTGGTCATCATTAGCCCCGATGGAAATAATGATTGTTTGCGGTTTATTCTTCTGTACAAATTCCTGTATATACGAAAACCAATTAAAAACATCTGGTCTTGCCAATCCGGTAGAAACACGCGAGTCAAGACCAAATACATCAAATGATGATATTGGCAGTTTACTCAATAGCGATTCTCCGGGTGTCGCTGCTAATGAATCTCCAATAATCCAAGATGTTAATTTATTATCAGGTGTAAGTTTTGGGATTGTAGTTACACTAGGGGTGACAACAAGTTCTTCATTAGAAATTTTAAATTGGAAATTATCAATTTTATCGTCTCTATTAAACCCTATTGCCTCTCTTGAACTTGTCCTTAATGAATCAATTCCAAAAAAACTTGTAAGGTTTGAAATTGGTTTTAATATTTTCAAAGCAATTGTTTTGTTTGGTGATTCTTCCCATGCGCTAGCTTTTACATATAATGAAGATGAATTTAAAGCTGTTGCGATAAGTAATGTTAAAAACAATAACCGAATTAATTTTGATACATTAATTGTATTTATGTGTGCATGTTCACCCATATTTTACCTTAAAAGAATCCATATAAAAATGCTGAAACATTGTCCGAAAAAGTACTCAATAAAAATAAACAAGTTCCGTAAAATAAAGCTTGAACGAAGATTGGTTTAGCACTCAACATCTCTAAGAGTCTAGAGCTAAAGGATTCTCTAATAAATTGAAGACCAATACCTGCAATAATTAAAATAAATATTGCTAATGTGAGTTTTGATTCGGAAAATGAAAAATCAGTAAAAATACGACTAGTCAAAATTTTAGCTTTATCAAATGTTTCAGAGTTAAATAATATCCAACCAAAAGTTACGAGATGAAATGTTATGACTTGTTTTAAAAATTTCGGAATTTCGATATTATTTCTAACTAGATATTTCCTTAGAGGTCTCTCAATTGACAAAAGTAGGCCGTGATATAAACCCCATACAACGAAAGTTAAATTTGACCCATGCCAAAGACCTCCAACAAGAAATGTAATAACTACGTTTAGCCATATAAATCTATTACCTAAAAAAGATTTCTTGTTTCCACC
It encodes the following:
- a CDS encoding DUF459 domain-containing protein, whose protein sequence is MGEHAHINTINVSKLIRLLFLTLLIATALNSSSLYVKASAWEESPNKTIALKILKPISNLTSFFGIDSLRTSSREAIGFNRDDKIDNFQFKISNEELVVTPSVTTIPKLTPDNKLTSWIIGDSLAATPGESLLSKLPISSFDVFGLDSRVSTGLARPDVFNWFSYIQEFVQKNKPQTIIISIGANDDQSLYSENGSVGPFPNDAWVKEYSRRVNSTLDFLYSQKVYTLWVEIPPVRDPVRDARYQLINQITKDAISKHPNSSSLVETKTAFTDPNGNYNDSLYVNGQETLLRSPDGIHFTRAGGNLIADLVISKLHTLYDF